A genome region from Mugil cephalus isolate CIBA_MC_2020 chromosome 13, CIBA_Mcephalus_1.1, whole genome shotgun sequence includes the following:
- the haao gene encoding 3-hydroxyanthranilate 3,4-dioxygenase, with protein sequence MSDRPLLVNVDSWITQNQNAFLPPVCNKLMHFSQLLIMFVGGPNTRKDYHIEEGEELFYQLKGDMCLKVIENGKHKDVHIKEGEMFLLPARIPHSPQRQANTVGLVVERRRLLTETDCLRYYVDNTTDILFEKWFYCQDLGTQLVPIIKEFMASKQCKTGKPDPNEIFREPPFQMNTMNVMSPFSFKDWLNKQRPCLGNGSVSMFGAQFETEVMVFGAGLTETSLHQHDVWIWQLEGSSRVTMHEQELTLSAGDSLLIPEQSQYQWQRDEATVALLVIQNPERKRL encoded by the exons ATGAGCGACCGTCCTCTCTTGGTGAACGTAGACAGCTGGATAACACAGaaccaaaatgcatttctgccACCGGTTTGCAACAAGCTCAT GCACTTCTCCCAGTTGCTCATCATGTTTGTTGGAGGCCCTAATACCAGAAAGGATTATCACatagaggaaggggaggag ttattttaccaGCTGAAGGGCGACATGTGTCTGAAGGTGATTGAAAATGGCAAACATAAGGACGTGCACATCAAAGAGGGAGAG atgtttctgCTGCCGGCTCGGATCCCCCACTCCCCCCAGAGACAGGCCAACACCGTGGggctggtggtggagaggaggcggCTGCTGACTGAGACCGACTGTCTGAG GTACTATGTGGACAACACCACTGATATTCTGTTTGAGAAGTGGTTCTACTGTCAGGATCTAGGAACCCAACTGGTGCCGATAATTAAAGA GTTCATGGCGTCGAAGCAGTGCAAAACAGGAAAACCTGATCCGA ATGAAATCTTCAGAGAGCCGCCTTTCCAGATGAACACCATGAACGTGATGTCACCCTTTTCCTTCAAAGACTGGCTGAACAAACAGAGGCCGTGCCTGGGCAACGGATCCGTCAGCATGTTCGGAGCTCAGTTTGAGACAGAG GTGATGGTGTTTGGAGCTGGGCTGACGGAGACGTCGCTGCACCAACATGACGTGTGGATTTGGCAGCTG gaGGGATCCTCACGTGTGACCATGCATGAGCAGGAGCTCACACTTTCTGCAGGAGACAGTTTGCTCATCCCCGAGCAGAGCCA ATACCAGTGGCAGCGCGACGAGGCGACCGTTGCCTTGTTGGTCATCCAAAACCCAGAGCGGAAGCGACTCTAA
- the LOC125018378 gene encoding transmembrane protein 229B-like, whose translation METRQLKVRRAQDSGFDDEAQVSGASRPLSALVRLYVYALHGCLCEVAFTAVLDWCSTRDRRLAGHSSLWALPMYATAIYFMEKLRARLLAQRQPLPVRLAAHTAFIYFWEFSWGAALRLLGACPWDYSHYTYNLGGLVTLEYAVPWTVAAFLAEQHVIRNTLRMRLHNE comes from the coding sequence ACTCTGGTTTTGACGACGAAGCTCAGGTCAGCGGCGCCTCTCGTCCCCTCTCCGCCCTCGTCCGCCTCTACGTGTACGCGCTGCACGGCTGCCTCTGCGAGGTGGCCTTCACCGCCGTGCTGGACTGGTGCAGCACCCGGGACCGGAGGCTGGCCGGGCACAGCAGCCTGTGGGCGCTGCCCATGTACGCCACCGCCATCTACTTCATGGAAAAGCTGAGGGCCCGGCTGCTGGCTCAGCGTCAGCCGCTGCCCGTCCGACTGGCGGCTCACACCGCGTTCATCTACTTCTGGGAGTTCAGCTGGGGGGCGGCGCTGAGGCTGCTGGGAGCATGTCCATGGGACTACTCGCATTATACGTACAACCTGGGAGGACTGGTGACTCTGGAATACGCGGTGCCCTGGACTGTGGCGGCGTTTCTGGCGGAGCAGCACGTGATCAGGAACACGCTGAGGATGAGGCTTCACAACGAATGA